One window of the Falco biarmicus isolate bFalBia1 chromosome Z, bFalBia1.pri, whole genome shotgun sequence genome contains the following:
- the LOC130142240 gene encoding interferon-like — protein MAAPHKTGHPAPHQAQRPPATPPSLPGLLHSDTHPTTMTAPATPQPRLTHGATPLLLLLTALATALACHHLRPGDDTFPWDGLRLLQAMAPSPTQPCQQHQAPFRFPDTLLHTSHPQQAAATALRILQHLFHTLSSPSTPQHWDTGARHHLLNHLQHYIQRLEQCPTANRTLLKRQGPRNLLLSINRYFTHIQDFLHTHNYSACAWDHVRLEARACFQRLDTLIRQMKS, from the coding sequence ATGGCAGCACCACATAAAACCGGCCACCCGGCACCACACCAAGCACAGCGACCACCCGCAACACCACCAAGCCTGCCCGGGCTCCTGCACAGCGACACCCACCCAACCACCATGACAGCGCCCGCAACCCCGCAGCCCCGCCTGACGCACGGCGCCACGccgctcctgctcctcctgacGGCTCTCGCCACCGCCCTCGCCTGCCACCACCTGCGGCCCGGCGACGACACCTTCCCCTGGGACGGCCTCCGGCTCCTCCAGGCCATGGctcccagcccgacacagccctgccagcaacaCCAGGCGCCCTTCCGCTTCCCCGACACCCTCCTCCACACCAGCCACCCACAGCAagccgccgccaccgccctCCGCATCCTACAGCACCTCTTCCACAccctcagcagccccagcaccccacaaCACTGGGACACCGGCGCACGCCACCACCTCCTCAACCACCTACAGCACTACATCCAACGCCTGGAGCAATGCCCGACAGCCAACAGGACACTCCTCAAAAGGCAAGGGCCTCGCAACCTGCTGCTCAGCATCAACAGGTACTTCACGCACATCCAGGACTTCCTCCACACCCACAACTACAGCGCCTGTGCCTGGGACCACGTCCGCCTTGAAGCTCGTGCCTGCTTCCAACGCTTGGACACACTCATACGGCAAATGAagagctga